One genomic window of Centropristis striata isolate RG_2023a ecotype Rhode Island chromosome 20, C.striata_1.0, whole genome shotgun sequence includes the following:
- the LOC131993648 gene encoding uncharacterized protein LOC131993648, which produces MSRRHDPSPAQGPSMLQVLLEQPAPPKPGPGNHQERPSKSTAKTPRHMQLPVAQKSLQRQWEEQMMIGEGRPATEDIDESTSSDEEEKEANYALLLQEEGAEALAKMTMAAFSRYLKGRTPEEVANLRKERARIKARINWAAKRDRLEAAAAQKRVWASTRKTLERAWAVEREAMKQEWASERERLLARWRHEMEIRVDKQNLVRRLLRELEIYRRHTRELSPNAPCRVALTRALADMIADEDNLPTHRSPAPSPRSPSPSYSPTTPIRLPSPDEGPGVPILYI; this is translated from the coding sequence ATGTCTCGGAGGCACGACCCGTCTCCTGCGCAGGGACCGAGCATGCTGCAGGTGCTGTTGGAACAACCCGCACCACCAAAACCAGGGCCAGGGAATCATCAGGAGAGACCATCCAAGTCTACTGCCAAAACTCCCCGGCACATGCAGCTGCCAGTGGCCCAGAAGTCTCTACAGCGCCAGTGGGAGGAGCAGATGATGATTGGAGAAGGAAGGCCGGCGACTGAGGATATTGACGAATCCACCTCATCggacgaggaggagaaggaggccaACTACGCCCTACTGCTGCAAGAGGAAGGAGCAGAGGCATTGGCAAAAATGACCATGGCGGCATTCTCCAGGTACCTGAAGGGCCGTACCCCTGAAGAGGTTGCCAACCTCCGTAAGGAAAGGGCCAGAATCAAGGCCCGGATCAACTGGGCCGCAAAGCGTGACCGCCTCGAAGCGGCTGCAGCACAGAAGAGAGTGTGGGCTAGCACCAGGAAGACGCTGGAGAGAGCATGGGCTGTTGAAAGAGAGGCAATGAAACAGGAGTGGGCCAGCGAGCGGGAGAGATTGCTGGCCAGATGGAGGCACGAGATGGAAATCCGGGTTGACAAACAAAACCTGGTGAGGCGCCTCCTACGTGAGCTGGAAATCTACAGACGCCACACTCGGGAACTCTCCCCTAATGCGCCATGTCGTGTGGCACTAACTCGGGCATTGGCTGATATGATCGCCGACGAAGACAACCTGCCCACTCACCGCAGCCCAGCACCCTCTCCTCGAAGCCCATCACCCTCATATTCACCCACCACTCCTATCCGCTTACCAAGCCCTGATGAGGGACCCGGGGTCCCTATCCTCTACATCTGA